In Miscanthus floridulus cultivar M001 unplaced genomic scaffold, ASM1932011v1 fs_256_1_2, whole genome shotgun sequence, the following are encoded in one genomic region:
- the LOC136531010 gene encoding 14 kDa proline-rich protein DC2.15-like has product MAARAALLLAAVSLVLAAVASATYCPPPPAPKPPTPTPSGHHGSCPRDALKLGVCANVLGLVKAKIGSPPYQPCCSLLDGLVDLEAAVCLCTAIKANILGINLNLPIDLSLILNNCGKNCPNDFHCA; this is encoded by the coding sequence ATGGCTGCGAGAGCGGCGCTCCTCCTGGCTGCAGTCAGCCTGGTCCTGGCTGCCGTGGCGAGCGCGACCTactgcccgccgccgccggcccccaagccgccgacgccgacgcccagCGGCCACCACGGGTCGTGCCCCAGGGACGCGCTGAAGCTGGGAGTGTGCGCCAACGTGCTGGGCCTGGTGAAGGCCAAGATCGGCTCGCCGCCGTACCAGCCGTGCTGCTCGCTGCTGGACGGGCTCGTCGACCTGGAGGCTGCCGTCTGCCTCTGCACCGCCATCAAGGCCAACATCCTCGGCATCAACCTTAACCTCCCCATCGACCTCAGCCTCATCCTCAACAACTGTGGCAAGAACTGCCCCAACGATTTCCACTGCGCATAA